The region TCCGCTCCCTCTGCGGCGCGCTGCCGGCGCTGGAATCGAACACTAACCCGTGGGGGTACAAGCTTTCGTGGTCGCCCTCCAGCCTCATCGGGGCCAGCAAGCGGACGGCGAAGATCTTACAGGATGGAAAAGAGATACTTTGGCCGGACGGAGAGACATACGAGCATGCCTTCCTGTACGAAGTGCCGCGGCTCGGCGTTTTCGAGGCCTATGCCAACGCCGATTCGACCGTCTACAGGGAAAGCTACAATATCCCCGAGGCCGAATCGATATACCGCGGCACGCTGCGCTTCCAGAGCTGGTGTGAAACTATATGTTACATGAATCAGATCGGTTTCTTTGAAACGGAGCCGCAGAACACGGAGGGAATGACCTTTGCCGGCTTTACGGCCCGCCAGTGCGGTTATGAGGGTATGGAGGCTAAGGAGGCCCTTTGCAGGCGCTTCGACCTCAAAGGCTGGTCCGCCTTCGTCCTGCGCATGGGCTGGCTCGGCTTCTTCGACGACAGGCCGCTGCCCTTCGCGAGCGCCTCGGCACGGGACGTGGTCTCGTACCTCTTTGCCGAGAAGCTGAATTTCGCCCCGGACGAGAGGGATCTCGTCGTGCTCTGCGATGAGATCGTCGCCTCCTTCCCGGACGGAAGCACGAAACAGTATAATTCCGTGCTGATAGATTACGGCATCCCCGGAAAATGGACCTCCTGTTCGCGGACCACGGGCGTTCCTCCGGCAATCGCGACGCGTTTCATCCTTGAGGGCCGGATAAAGACGCCGGGACTGCATGTCCCGATGTCTCCCGAGATATACGAACCGGTGCTCGCCGAGCTGAAAAACGAGGATATCGTTCTGGAAGAGAACGTCGTATCGCTTTAGCGGAAGCGTTTCCTTAAACTAAAGAGCAGGCGCCCCTCATCTTGGGGGCGCCTGCCGCGTAATCGGGTTTCTGTCGTTTTGCTTTCCGCCGGTTATTTTGTCCGGCCGCTGTATTCGTCCAGCTCCATAATTCCGGAGATTATCATATCTTTGGTGACCTCGTAGGGGTATTTCCGCACGTCGATTCCCGCGAGCGCCTTCTCCGCCACGGCGGGGAGGTCGGCGGGCGACGCGTGGATATCGGCTAGGTGCGTCGGCAGCCCGATGGAACGGCTGAAGCGCAGGACCTTGTCGCGTTCGTCAAACTGCCCGTCGGCGGTGAGCATCGCCAGGATGCCGAAGGAGACCACCTCGCCGTGAAGGTGATGATTTGCCTCCGTGCTCGGCAGCACGGTGAAGCCGTTG is a window of Cloacibacillus sp. DNA encoding:
- a CDS encoding saccharopine dehydrogenase family protein yields the protein MKTVLLLGAGRISAPYVDYLLRKGSCKIVVADVSEENLKAISALSPAVETVKADVAREAGALIDKYRPEVAALFLPPELLTGASRTCLEKRVNVVHPVYLTEETRAMADEIREAGLIFVAELGLDPGIDHMSASQNINEIHAAGGRVRSFRSLCGALPALESNTNPWGYKLSWSPSSLIGASKRTAKILQDGKEILWPDGETYEHAFLYEVPRLGVFEAYANADSTVYRESYNIPEAESIYRGTLRFQSWCETICYMNQIGFFETEPQNTEGMTFAGFTARQCGYEGMEAKEALCRRFDLKGWSAFVLRMGWLGFFDDRPLPFASASARDVVSYLFAEKLNFAPDERDLVVLCDEIVASFPDGSTKQYNSVLIDYGIPGKWTSCSRTTGVPPAIATRFILEGRIKTPGLHVPMSPEIYEPVLAELKNEDIVLEENVVSL